One region of Streptomyces sp. NBC_00442 genomic DNA includes:
- a CDS encoding integration host factor, whose protein sequence is MALPPLTPEQRAAALEKAAAARRERAEVKNRLKHSGASLHEVIKSGQENDVIGKMKVSALLESLPGVGKVRAKQIMERLGISESRRVRGLGSNQIASLEREFGGSGA, encoded by the coding sequence GTGGCTCTTCCGCCCCTTACCCCTGAACAGCGCGCAGCCGCGCTCGAAAAGGCCGCCGCGGCTCGCCGGGAGCGGGCCGAGGTCAAGAATCGACTCAAGCACTCCGGCGCCTCCCTCCATGAGGTCATCAAGTCGGGCCAGGAGAACGACGTCATCGGGAAGATGAAGGTCTCCGCCCTGCTCGAGTCCCTGCCCGGCGTGGGCAAGGTCCGTGCCAAGCAGATCATGGAGCGGCTCGGGATCTCCGAGAGCCGCCGCGTGCGGGGGCTCGGCTCCAACCAGATCGCTTCCCTTGAGCGCGAGTTCGGCGGCTCAGGGGCCTGA
- a CDS encoding RsmB/NOP family class I SAM-dependent RNA methyltransferase, translated as MNDSPRRSPNPKAGKGGSPNPNGGKTGKPYRRPKKDPVRILAFEALRAVDERDAYANLVLPPLLRKAREGGDFDTRDAALATELVYGTLRRQGTYDAIIAACIDRPLREVDPPVLDVLALGAHQLLGTRIPTHAAVSASVELARVVLGDGRAKFVNAVLRKISANDLDGWLEKVAPSYEDDAEDHLAVVHSHPRWVVSALWDALGGGRAGIEDLLEADNERPEVTLVARPGRSTTEELLDAVGEDAGLPGRWSPYAVRMAEGGEPGALDAVREGRAGVQDEGSQLVAAALANAPIEGRDERWLDGCAGPGGKAALLAALAAGRGAALLASEKQPHRARLVERALAGNPGPYQVVAADGTRPPWLPGTFDRVLMDVPCSGLGALRRRPEARWRRRPEDLEGFAPLQRGLLREALSAVRVGGVVGYATCSPHLAETRIVVDDVLKGRGGAEPIEAEWIDVRPLMPGVAGLGEGPDVQLWPHLHGTDAMYLALLRRSA; from the coding sequence GTGAACGATTCGCCACGTCGCAGCCCGAACCCCAAGGCGGGCAAGGGCGGCAGCCCGAACCCCAACGGCGGCAAGACCGGCAAGCCGTACCGCCGTCCCAAGAAGGACCCGGTCCGCATCCTCGCCTTCGAGGCCCTGCGGGCCGTCGACGAGCGCGACGCCTACGCCAACCTCGTGCTGCCCCCGCTGCTCCGCAAGGCGCGCGAGGGCGGGGACTTCGACACCCGGGACGCGGCGCTCGCCACCGAACTCGTCTACGGGACGCTGCGCCGCCAGGGCACCTACGACGCGATCATCGCGGCCTGCATCGACCGGCCGCTGCGCGAGGTCGACCCGCCGGTGCTCGACGTGCTCGCGCTCGGCGCGCACCAGCTGCTCGGCACCCGCATCCCCACCCACGCCGCGGTCTCCGCGAGCGTGGAGCTCGCCCGGGTCGTGCTCGGCGACGGGCGGGCCAAGTTCGTCAACGCCGTCCTGCGCAAGATCTCCGCGAACGACCTCGACGGCTGGCTGGAGAAGGTGGCGCCCTCCTACGAGGACGACGCGGAGGACCACCTGGCGGTCGTCCACTCCCATCCGCGCTGGGTCGTCTCCGCGCTGTGGGACGCCCTCGGCGGCGGCCGGGCCGGCATCGAGGACCTCCTTGAGGCGGACAACGAGCGTCCCGAGGTCACCCTGGTCGCGCGCCCCGGCCGCTCCACCACCGAGGAGCTCCTCGACGCGGTCGGCGAGGACGCCGGGCTGCCCGGCCGCTGGTCGCCGTACGCCGTACGGATGGCCGAGGGCGGCGAACCCGGCGCGCTCGACGCCGTACGGGAGGGCCGGGCCGGCGTCCAGGACGAGGGCAGCCAGCTGGTGGCGGCCGCGCTCGCCAACGCGCCCATCGAGGGCCGCGACGAACGCTGGCTCGACGGCTGCGCGGGCCCCGGCGGCAAGGCCGCCCTGCTCGCGGCGCTGGCCGCCGGGCGCGGCGCGGCCCTGCTGGCGTCCGAGAAGCAGCCGCACCGGGCCCGCCTGGTCGAGCGCGCGCTGGCCGGCAACCCCGGCCCCTACCAGGTCGTCGCGGCCGACGGCACCCGCCCGCCGTGGCTGCCGGGCACCTTCGACCGCGTCCTGATGGACGTCCCCTGCTCCGGCCTCGGCGCCCTGCGCCGCCGCCCCGAAGCCCGCTGGCGCCGGCGCCCCGAGGACCTGGAGGGCTTCGCGCCGCTCCAGCGCGGCCTGCTGCGCGAGGCACTCTCGGCGGTCCGCGTCGGCGGTGTCGTCGGATACGCCACCTGCTCACCGCACCTGGCCGAGACCCGGATCGTCGTCGACGACGTCCTCAAGGGCCGCGGGGGCGCCGAGCCCATCGAGGCCGAGTGGATCGACGTGCGCCCGCTGATGCCCGGCGTCGCGGGCCTCGGCGAGGGCCCCGACGTTCAGCTGTGGCCGCACCTGCACGGCACCGACGCGATGTACCTGGCGCTGCTGAGGCGCAGCGCCTGA
- the pyrF gene encoding orotidine-5'-phosphate decarboxylase, translating into MTPFGTRLREAMDARGPLCVGIDPHASLLADWGLSDDIAGLERFTRITVEALADRVALLKPQSAFFERFGSRGVAVLEKAVEEARAAGALVLMDAKRGDIGSTMAAYAATYLDPASPLFSDAVTVSPYLGFGSLRPALDLAATSGSGVFVLALTSNPEGAEVQRSTTADGRPLAQLMLDHMKAENAGASPLGSVGAVVGATLGDAGVDLDINGPLLAPGIGAQGATPADLPGVFGSAVRNVVPSISRGVLRHGPDAGALREAAARYADEVRAAVSAG; encoded by the coding sequence ATGACCCCCTTCGGTACCCGACTGCGCGAGGCGATGGACGCCCGCGGCCCGCTGTGCGTGGGCATCGACCCGCACGCCTCGCTGCTCGCGGACTGGGGCCTGAGCGACGACATCGCGGGCCTTGAGCGCTTCACCCGCATCACGGTCGAGGCCCTCGCCGACCGCGTGGCGCTCCTCAAGCCGCAGTCGGCGTTCTTCGAGCGGTTCGGCTCGCGCGGCGTCGCCGTCCTGGAGAAGGCCGTCGAGGAGGCCCGTGCGGCCGGCGCCCTGGTCCTGATGGACGCCAAGCGCGGTGACATCGGCTCGACCATGGCGGCCTACGCGGCCACCTACCTGGACCCGGCGTCCCCGCTGTTCTCGGACGCCGTGACCGTCTCGCCGTACCTCGGCTTCGGCTCGCTGCGCCCGGCGCTCGACCTCGCCGCCACGTCCGGCTCGGGCGTCTTCGTGCTCGCCCTGACCTCCAACCCTGAGGGCGCCGAGGTGCAGCGCTCGACGACGGCCGACGGCCGGCCCCTCGCCCAGCTGATGCTGGACCACATGAAGGCCGAGAACGCGGGCGCCTCACCCCTGGGCTCGGTCGGCGCCGTGGTCGGCGCCACGCTGGGCGACGCCGGTGTGGACCTCGACATCAACGGCCCGCTGCTCGCCCCCGGCATCGGCGCCCAGGGCGCGACCCCGGCCGACCTGCCCGGCGTCTTCGGCTCCGCCGTCCGCAACGTGGTCCCCAGCATCAGCCGCGGCGTCCTGCGCCACGGCCCGGACGCCGGCGCCCTGCGCGAGGCGGCGGCCCGCTACGCCGACGAGGTCCGCGCGGCGGTCTCCGCAGGATGA
- the gmk gene encoding guanylate kinase, which produces MAATPRGTTPVPPDARPRLTVLSGPSGVGKSTVVAHMRKVHPEVWLSVSATTRKPRPGERHGVQYFFVDDEEFDKLVANGELLEWAEFAGNRYGTPRAAVLERLEAGEPVLLEIDLQGARLVRESMPEAQLVFLAPPSWDELVRRLTGRGTEAPDVIERRLTAAKVELAAESEFDTTLVNTSVEDVARELLALMRVV; this is translated from the coding sequence ATGGCAGCAACACCCCGGGGGACCACCCCCGTACCCCCGGACGCACGTCCGCGGCTGACCGTGCTCTCCGGCCCCTCCGGGGTCGGCAAGAGCACGGTCGTCGCTCATATGCGCAAGGTCCATCCCGAGGTCTGGCTCTCGGTGTCGGCGACGACCCGCAAGCCGCGCCCCGGCGAGCGCCACGGCGTGCAGTACTTCTTCGTGGACGACGAGGAGTTCGACAAGCTCGTCGCCAACGGCGAACTGCTGGAATGGGCGGAGTTCGCGGGCAACCGCTACGGCACCCCGCGCGCCGCCGTTCTCGAACGCCTCGAAGCGGGCGAGCCGGTCCTCCTGGAGATCGACCTCCAGGGCGCCCGGCTCGTACGCGAGTCGATGCCCGAGGCGCAGCTCGTCTTCCTCGCGCCGCCGAGCTGGGACGAACTGGTCCGCCGGCTCACCGGCCGGGGCACCGAGGCGCCCGACGTCATCGAGCGCCGGCTCACCGCCGCGAAGGTGGAACTGGCCGCCGAATCCGAGTTCGATACGACGCTCGTCAACACCTCGGTCGAGGACGTGGCCCGCGAGCTGCTAGCCTTGATGCGAGTTGTTTGA
- a CDS encoding quinone-dependent dihydroorotate dehydrogenase: MYKLFFNLVFKRMDPEQAHYTAFRWIRLAARVPVLRTFVAAVLAPRYEELRTEALGLRMHGPFGLAAGFDKNAVAIDGMSMLGFDHVEIGTVTGEPQPGNPKKRLFRLVPDRALINRMGFNNEGSAAVAERLAARKAVFRTTVGVNIGKTKVVPEAEAAADYVKSTERLARHADYLVVNVSSPNTPGLRNLQATESLRPLLTAVREAADRSVTGRRVPLLVKIAPDLADADIDAVADLAVELGLDGIIATNTTIAREGLGLTSPAALVKETGGLSGAPLKERSLEVLGRLYARVGDRLVLIGVGGIENAEDAWQRILAGATLVQGYSAFIYEGPFWGRAIHKGLAARLAASPYATLAEAVGAETRKKAAA; the protein is encoded by the coding sequence ATGTACAAGCTCTTCTTCAACCTCGTCTTCAAGCGCATGGACCCCGAGCAGGCCCACTACACGGCCTTCCGCTGGATCCGCCTCGCGGCCCGCGTCCCCGTCCTGCGCACCTTCGTCGCCGCCGTGCTCGCGCCCCGCTACGAGGAGCTGCGCACCGAGGCCCTCGGCCTGCGCATGCACGGGCCGTTCGGCCTCGCCGCCGGCTTCGACAAGAACGCCGTCGCGATCGACGGCATGTCGATGCTGGGCTTCGACCACGTCGAGATCGGCACCGTCACCGGCGAGCCCCAGCCCGGCAACCCGAAGAAGCGCCTGTTCCGCCTCGTGCCGGACCGCGCGCTCATCAACCGCATGGGTTTCAACAACGAGGGCTCCGCGGCCGTGGCCGAGCGCCTGGCGGCACGCAAGGCCGTCTTCCGTACGACGGTCGGCGTCAACATCGGTAAGACGAAGGTCGTCCCGGAGGCCGAGGCCGCCGCCGACTACGTGAAGTCGACCGAGCGCCTGGCCCGCCACGCCGACTACCTGGTGGTGAACGTCTCCTCGCCGAACACCCCGGGGCTGCGCAACCTCCAGGCCACCGAGTCGCTGCGCCCGCTCCTGACCGCCGTGCGCGAGGCCGCCGACCGCAGCGTGACCGGCCGCCGCGTCCCGCTGCTCGTCAAGATCGCCCCCGACCTCGCCGACGCAGACATCGACGCCGTCGCCGACCTCGCCGTCGAGCTCGGCCTGGACGGCATCATCGCGACCAACACCACGATCGCCCGCGAAGGGCTCGGCCTGACGTCGCCCGCCGCGCTCGTCAAGGAGACCGGCGGCCTGTCGGGCGCCCCGCTCAAGGAGCGCTCCCTGGAGGTGCTCGGCCGCCTGTACGCCCGCGTCGGCGACCGCCTCGTCCTCATCGGGGTCGGCGGCATCGAGAACGCCGAGGACGCCTGGCAGCGCATCCTCGCCGGCGCCACCCTCGTCCAGGGCTACAGCGCCTTCATCTACGAGGGCCCCTTCTGGGGCCGCGCGATCCACAAGGGCCTCGCCGCCCGGCTCGCCGCCTCCCCGTACGCAACGCTCGCCGAGGCCGTCGGCGCCGAGACCCGGAAGAAGGCCGCCGCATGA
- the coaBC gene encoding bifunctional phosphopantothenoylcysteine decarboxylase/phosphopantothenate--cysteine ligase CoaBC, with translation MAKPKVVLGVSGGIAAYKACELLRRLTESGHDVRVVPTRSALHFVGAATWSALSGHPVSTEVWSDVHEVPHVRIGQGADLVIVAPATADMLAKAAHGLADDLLTNTLLTARCPVVFAPAMHTEMWEHPATQENVATLRRRGAVVVEPAVGRLTGVDTGKGRLPDPGELFEVCRRVLARGSAERDLAGRHVVISAGGTREPLDPVRYLGNRSSGKQGYALARTAVARGARVTLIEANTGLPDPAGADIIRVGTAVQLREAVLKAAGDADAVVMAAAVADFRPEAYAAGKIKKKDGEEPAPLGLVRNPDILAEISADRARPGQLIVGFAAETDDVLANGRVKLRRKGCDLLVVNEVGERKTFGSEENEAVVLGADGSETPVPYGPKEALADTVWDLVGRRFGQTGSAAHERG, from the coding sequence ATGGCCAAGCCGAAGGTCGTTCTGGGGGTCAGCGGCGGCATCGCCGCCTACAAGGCGTGCGAACTGCTGCGCCGGCTGACCGAGTCGGGCCACGACGTGCGGGTGGTGCCGACCCGGTCTGCGCTCCACTTCGTCGGGGCCGCCACATGGTCGGCGCTCTCCGGCCACCCCGTCTCGACCGAGGTCTGGTCGGACGTCCACGAGGTGCCGCACGTCCGCATCGGACAGGGTGCCGACCTCGTGATCGTGGCGCCGGCCACCGCCGACATGCTCGCCAAGGCCGCCCACGGCCTCGCCGACGACCTCCTGACCAACACCCTGCTCACCGCGCGGTGTCCGGTCGTCTTCGCGCCCGCGATGCACACCGAGATGTGGGAGCACCCCGCGACCCAGGAGAACGTGGCGACGCTCCGCCGCCGGGGCGCCGTCGTGGTGGAGCCCGCCGTCGGACGCCTCACCGGTGTCGACACCGGCAAGGGCCGGCTTCCCGACCCGGGCGAGCTGTTCGAGGTGTGCCGGCGGGTGCTGGCGCGGGGGAGTGCCGAGCGGGACCTGGCCGGGCGGCACGTGGTGATCAGCGCCGGCGGCACGCGTGAGCCCCTCGACCCCGTCCGCTACCTGGGCAACCGCTCCTCCGGCAAGCAGGGGTACGCGCTCGCCAGGACCGCCGTGGCCAGGGGGGCCAGGGTCACCCTGATCGAGGCCAACACCGGGCTCCCGGACCCGGCGGGCGCCGACATCATCCGCGTCGGCACGGCCGTGCAGCTGCGTGAAGCGGTCTTGAAGGCGGCGGGGGACGCCGACGCCGTGGTCATGGCGGCCGCGGTCGCCGACTTCCGGCCCGAGGCGTACGCCGCCGGGAAGATCAAGAAGAAGGACGGCGAGGAGCCCGCGCCGCTCGGCCTCGTCCGCAATCCGGACATCCTCGCCGAGATCTCGGCCGACCGGGCCCGCCCCGGCCAGCTGATCGTCGGCTTCGCCGCCGAGACCGACGACGTGCTCGCCAACGGCCGCGTCAAACTCCGGCGCAAGGGCTGCGACCTGCTCGTCGTCAACGAGGTCGGCGAGCGCAAGACGTTCGGCTCCGAGGAGAACGAAGCCGTCGTGCTCGGGGCGGACGGCTCCGAGACCCCGGTGCCGTACGGTCCCAAGGAGGCCCTCGCCGACACCGTGTGGGACCTCGTGGGCCGGCGTTTCGGACAAACCGGGTCCGCCGCCCACGAGCGCGGCTGA
- the fmt gene encoding methionyl-tRNA formyltransferase, whose translation MKLVFAGTPEVAVPALDALIASGRHEVAAVVTRPDAPAGRGRRLVASPVAERAEEAGIEVLKPAKPRDEQFLARLREIAPDCCPVVAYGALLPKSALDIPARGWVNLHFSLLPAWRGAAPVQHAVMAGDEITGAATFLIEEGLDSGPVYGTVTEEVRPTDTSGDLLTRLAFAGAGLLAATMDGIEDGALKAVPQPADGISLAPKITVEMAHVDWAAPALRVDRVVRGCTPAPGAWTVFRGERLKLIQAALVTDRTDLAPGEIAAAKNNVYVGTGSHAVELLWVQPQGKKPMRGADWARGVRIAPGERVGAADVR comes from the coding sequence GTGAAGCTCGTCTTCGCAGGCACCCCCGAGGTCGCCGTTCCCGCCCTTGACGCCCTGATCGCCTCCGGTCGGCACGAGGTCGCCGCGGTCGTCACCCGGCCCGACGCACCCGCCGGGCGCGGCCGCCGCCTCGTGGCGAGCCCGGTCGCCGAGCGTGCCGAGGAGGCCGGCATCGAGGTGCTCAAGCCCGCGAAGCCACGGGACGAGCAGTTCCTGGCCCGGCTCCGCGAGATCGCGCCGGACTGCTGCCCGGTCGTCGCCTATGGCGCGCTGCTCCCCAAGTCCGCCCTGGACATCCCGGCGCGCGGCTGGGTCAACCTGCACTTCTCGCTGCTGCCCGCCTGGCGCGGGGCCGCGCCCGTGCAGCACGCGGTGATGGCCGGCGACGAGATCACCGGAGCCGCCACCTTCCTCATCGAGGAAGGGCTCGACTCCGGCCCGGTGTACGGCACCGTCACCGAGGAGGTCCGGCCCACGGACACCAGCGGCGATCTGCTCACCCGGCTCGCGTTCGCCGGCGCCGGGCTGCTCGCCGCCACCATGGACGGCATCGAGGACGGCGCCCTCAAGGCCGTTCCGCAGCCCGCCGACGGCATCTCCCTCGCCCCGAAGATCACGGTCGAGATGGCGCACGTCGACTGGGCGGCCCCGGCGCTGCGCGTCGACCGCGTGGTGCGCGGCTGCACCCCGGCGCCCGGCGCGTGGACCGTGTTCCGCGGCGAGCGCCTCAAGCTCATCCAGGCCGCCCTCGTCACCGACCGCACCGACCTCGCGCCCGGCGAGATCGCCGCGGCCAAGAACAACGTGTACGTGGGCACCGGCTCGCACGCGGTGGAGCTGCTCTGGGTCCAGCCGCAGGGCAAGAAGCCGATGCGGGGCGCCGACTGGGCGCGCGGGGTCCGCATCGCCCCGGGTGAGCGCGTGGGGGCGGCGGACGTACGCTGA
- the metK gene encoding methionine adenosyltransferase yields the protein MSRRLFTSESVTEGHPDKIADQISDTILDALLREDPASRVAVETLITTGQVHVAGEVTTKAYAPIAQLVRDKILEIGYDSSKKGFDGASCGVSVSIGAQSPDIAQGVDTAYEKRVEGDEDELDKQGAGDQGLMFGYACDETPELMPLPIHLAHRLSRRLTEVRKNGTIPYLRPDGKTQVTIEYDGDKAVRLDTVVVSTQHASDIDLESLLAPDIREFVVEHVLKQLVEDGIKLDTDAYRLLVNPTGRFEIGGPMGDAGLTGRKIIIDTYGGMARHGGGAFSGKDPSKVDRSAAYAMRWVAKNVVKAGLATRCEVQVAYAIGKAEPVGLFVETFGTNAVDNEKIETAITSVFDLRPAAIIRDLDLLRPIYAQTAAYGHFGRELPDFTWERTDRVDALRKAAGL from the coding sequence GTGTCCCGTCGTCTCTTCACCTCGGAGTCTGTGACCGAAGGTCACCCCGACAAGATCGCTGACCAGATCAGCGACACGATCCTCGACGCGCTCCTGCGCGAGGACCCGGCCTCCCGCGTCGCCGTGGAGACTCTCATCACCACGGGCCAGGTGCACGTGGCCGGCGAGGTCACCACCAAGGCGTACGCGCCGATCGCCCAGCTGGTCCGCGACAAGATCCTGGAAATCGGCTACGACTCCTCGAAGAAGGGGTTCGACGGCGCCTCCTGCGGTGTGTCGGTCTCCATCGGCGCGCAGTCCCCGGACATCGCGCAGGGTGTCGACACCGCCTACGAGAAGCGCGTCGAGGGCGATGAGGACGAGCTGGACAAGCAGGGCGCGGGCGACCAGGGCCTGATGTTCGGCTACGCCTGCGACGAGACGCCCGAGCTGATGCCGCTGCCGATCCACCTCGCGCACCGGCTCTCCCGGCGCCTGACCGAGGTCCGCAAGAACGGCACCATCCCGTACCTGCGCCCCGACGGCAAGACCCAGGTCACCATCGAGTACGACGGTGACAAGGCCGTCCGTCTCGACACGGTGGTCGTCTCCACGCAGCACGCCAGCGACATCGACCTGGAGTCGCTGCTGGCTCCGGACATCCGCGAGTTCGTCGTGGAGCACGTCCTGAAGCAGCTCGTCGAGGACGGCATCAAGCTGGACACCGACGCCTACCGGCTCCTGGTGAACCCGACCGGCCGTTTCGAGATCGGCGGCCCGATGGGCGACGCCGGCCTCACCGGTCGCAAGATCATCATCGACACGTACGGCGGCATGGCCCGCCACGGCGGCGGCGCCTTCTCCGGCAAGGACCCCTCCAAGGTGGACCGCTCGGCCGCCTACGCGATGCGCTGGGTCGCCAAGAACGTCGTCAAGGCCGGCCTCGCCACGCGCTGCGAGGTGCAGGTCGCGTACGCGATCGGCAAGGCCGAGCCGGTGGGCCTGTTCGTGGAGACGTTCGGCACCAACGCCGTGGACAACGAGAAGATCGAGACGGCCATCACCTCGGTCTTCGACCTGCGTCCGGCCGCGATCATCCGCGACCTGGACCTGCTCCGCCCGATCTACGCCCAGACCGCCGCGTACGGCCACTTCGGCCGCGAACTCCCCGACTTCACCTGGGAGCGCACCGACCGCGTCGACGCCCTGCGCAAGGCCGCGGGACTGTAG
- the rpoZ gene encoding DNA-directed RNA polymerase subunit omega, whose protein sequence is MSSSITAPEGIINPPIDELLEATDSKYSLVIYAAKRARQINAYYSQLGEGLLEYVGPLVDTHVHEKPLSIALREINAGLLTSEAIEGPAQ, encoded by the coding sequence GTGTCCTCTTCCATTACTGCGCCCGAGGGCATCATCAACCCTCCGATTGATGAGCTCCTCGAGGCAACCGACTCGAAGTACAGCCTGGTGATCTACGCGGCCAAGCGTGCCCGCCAGATCAACGCGTACTACTCGCAGCTCGGTGAGGGTCTCCTGGAGTACGTGGGCCCGCTCGTGGACACCCACGTCCACGAGAAGCCGCTCTCGATCGCGCTGCGCGAGATCAACGCGGGCCTGCTGACCTCCGAGGCCATCGAGGGCCCCGCCCAGTAG
- a CDS encoding primosomal protein N', which produces MSSENERQGGGAEGAGPEQLALIRETVRTAKVPKAKPRTWRGAALAKELPVARVVVNKGVLHLDQFFDYAVPEELDADAQPGVRVRVRFGAGARNVRGGRREGGGLIDGFLVERRADSDYSGPLAALASVVSPERVLSADTLALARAVADRYAGSLADVLQLAVPPRNARAEAKPSPEPPEPPAVPEPGTWERYAQGPAFIGALGSGAAPRAVWTALPGPHWAHEIARAVGATLASGRGALVVVPDGRSAGRVDAALTELLGEGRHALLTAESGPERRYRQWLAVRRGAVRAVVGTRAAMFAPVDHLGLVVVWEDGDSSHSDDNAPFPHVREVLELRATHDKCAFLLGSTSCTVEAAQLVQSGWAAPLVADRTVARAAAPLVRTVGDGELARDEAARAARLPSLAWQAVREGLKSGPVLVQVPRRGYAPRLACARCRAPARCGRCAGPLEAPDERALRCAWCGTAEADWHCTECGGGRLRAQIVGARRTAEELGRAFPAVPVRTSGRDHVLDGVPGQPALVVSTPGAEPVAEGGYAAALLLDGWAMLGRPDLRAGEEALRRWITAASLVRGQDEGGTVVVVAEPTLRPVQALVRWDPVGHALRELAERAELGFPPVSRMAEAIGRPEAVEAFLRVAQLPPDAQVLGPVPLPVADPGRPRRPGDPPVGEQWERALVRVPPGSGAALAAALKAAQASRLARGGADPVRIRIDPPDIG; this is translated from the coding sequence GTGAGCAGCGAGAACGAACGGCAGGGCGGGGGCGCCGAGGGTGCGGGGCCGGAGCAGCTTGCGCTCATTCGGGAGACCGTGCGCACGGCCAAGGTGCCCAAGGCCAAGCCGCGCACCTGGCGGGGGGCCGCGCTCGCCAAGGAGCTGCCGGTCGCCCGGGTCGTGGTGAACAAGGGGGTGCTGCACCTCGACCAGTTCTTCGACTACGCCGTGCCCGAGGAGCTCGACGCCGACGCCCAGCCCGGGGTGCGGGTGCGCGTGCGCTTCGGGGCCGGGGCGCGCAATGTGCGGGGCGGGCGCCGGGAGGGCGGCGGGCTGATCGACGGGTTCCTCGTCGAGCGCCGGGCCGATTCGGACTACTCCGGCCCACTGGCCGCGCTCGCGAGCGTGGTCTCCCCGGAGCGGGTGCTCAGCGCGGACACCCTGGCGCTGGCCAGAGCGGTGGCGGACCGGTACGCGGGCAGCCTCGCCGATGTGCTGCAGCTCGCCGTCCCGCCCAGGAACGCACGGGCCGAGGCGAAGCCGTCGCCGGAGCCGCCCGAGCCGCCCGCCGTGCCGGAGCCCGGTACGTGGGAGCGGTATGCCCAAGGGCCCGCGTTCATCGGGGCGTTGGGAAGCGGGGCGGCGCCCCGGGCGGTGTGGACCGCCCTGCCGGGCCCGCACTGGGCGCACGAGATCGCGCGGGCCGTGGGGGCCACGCTCGCCTCGGGACGCGGCGCCCTCGTCGTCGTACCGGACGGGCGCAGTGCCGGCCGGGTCGACGCGGCGCTGACCGAGCTGCTCGGCGAGGGCCGGCACGCGCTGCTCACCGCGGAGTCGGGCCCCGAGCGCCGCTACCGGCAGTGGCTCGCGGTGCGCCGCGGCGCGGTCCGGGCCGTGGTCGGCACCCGCGCGGCGATGTTCGCGCCCGTCGACCACCTCGGCCTCGTCGTGGTGTGGGAGGACGGCGATTCCAGCCACAGCGACGACAACGCCCCGTTCCCGCACGTGCGCGAAGTGCTCGAACTGCGGGCCACGCACGACAAGTGTGCCTTCCTGCTCGGCAGTACGAGCTGCACCGTCGAGGCCGCCCAGCTGGTGCAGAGCGGATGGGCCGCGCCGCTGGTAGCCGACCGTACGGTGGCCCGCGCGGCGGCCCCCCTCGTCCGCACCGTCGGCGACGGGGAGCTCGCGCGCGACGAAGCGGCACGCGCCGCCCGGCTGCCCAGCCTGGCCTGGCAGGCCGTGCGGGAGGGCCTCAAGAGCGGCCCCGTGCTCGTGCAGGTGCCGAGACGGGGGTACGCGCCGCGCCTCGCCTGCGCGCGCTGCCGGGCGCCCGCCCGGTGCGGCCGGTGCGCCGGCCCCCTCGAAGCGCCGGACGAGCGCGCGCTGCGGTGCGCCTGGTGCGGCACGGCGGAGGCCGACTGGCACTGCACCGAGTGCGGCGGGGGCCGGCTGCGGGCCCAGATCGTCGGCGCACGCCGCACCGCGGAGGAGCTCGGCCGCGCCTTCCCCGCCGTACCGGTACGCACCTCGGGGCGCGACCACGTCCTGGACGGCGTGCCGGGACAGCCCGCCCTCGTGGTGTCCACGCCGGGCGCCGAACCGGTCGCCGAGGGCGGTTACGCGGCCGCGCTGCTCCTGGACGGCTGGGCGATGCTCGGCCGCCCCGACCTCAGGGCGGGCGAGGAGGCGTTGCGCCGCTGGATCACGGCGGCCTCCCTGGTGCGCGGGCAGGACGAGGGCGGCACCGTGGTCGTGGTCGCCGAGCCCACCCTGCGTCCGGTGCAGGCGCTGGTCCGCTGGGACCCGGTCGGTCACGCCCTGCGCGAGCTGGCCGAGCGGGCCGAGCTCGGCTTCCCTCCCGTATCCCGGATGGCCGAGGCGATCGGGCGCCCCGAAGCGGTCGAAGCGTTTTTGCGGGTGGCCCAACTGCCTCCCGACGCGCAGGTGTTGGGGCCCGTTCCGCTGCCGGTCGCCGATCCCGGCAGGCCGCGCAGGCCCGGCGATCCCCCGGTGGGGGAGCAGTGGGAGCGGGCCCTGGTGCGGGTGCCGCCCGGCAGCGGCGCGGCACTGGCCGCCGCCCTCAAGGCGGCGCAGGCGTCCCGCTTGGCCCGGGGCGGCGCCGACCCGGTACGCATCAGGATCGACCCGCCGGACATCGGCTGA